The following are from one region of the Trichoderma breve strain T069 chromosome 5, whole genome shotgun sequence genome:
- a CDS encoding AMP-binding enzyme domain-containing protein, protein MAIDGDGNDYTGSAKLAIGMTASPEELKKPTVEQQKELWAWNQHVPSYLQRCMHDIITEKSQQQPDKIAVESWDGSLTYEELDSLSSQLARQILQRNAGAGSRIPLCFEKSMWTVVAVLAVMKAGATFSLTDPSQPVARLQTIVEQTGANLVITSVAQSGLGIEISREGGQVLAISRDYFDGIKEPELKQELPQVSAETPMYIIFTSGSTGKPKGVVITHCNYTSGAIPRAEAVGYKSTSRCFDFPSYAFDVSIDCMLCTLAAGGQICVPSEEGRMNDLSGAIRQSKANMVHMTPSVARVLDSDIIPSLDVLGLGGEAVSASDAAAWSQHTSLIIAYGPSECTVGCTINNTVTISTGIGKGVGGVTWIVDPDDHNILMPVGAVGELIIEGPVVGVGYLDEQEKTAEVFIEDPSWLVSGHSTFPGRPGRLYKTGDLVRYESNGSGSIEFVGRKDQQVKLRGQRVELTEVEHHLRACLPSGIKVAAEVIKPENGGAPSLVAFLSESISAGASGVDPAIVEPSSELKAALATVNEAMGARVPRYMVPAAFVTLQHMPSLVSGKTDRKKLREIGAAIPRDVFSRMQATEVQEEEDPETETEKKLQQAWTKVLGSDANIYRQSNFFALGGDSLRAMRLVVTAREQGISLTVADIFTNPTLSGMASKATQASESSLDEIPPFSLLEEDWDLESARNEMSTLCGVEASAVEDAYPCTPLQEALMALSAKVKEAYVAQRVVELKDVATAEKLIEAFDIVQQDSPILRTRIVQIPGRGLVQVVIKEKLNKFSGTNLDEYLVNDRNDTMELGKNLVRYALIDDATTGKVSFVLTIHHALYDGWSMPLVVDRVNQAYSDQISSRPAQFKHFIKYLSTMDMRNSANYWRDQLSGTNPSQFPPLPWQGYQPQADSLLEQYIPLEDGKASNATTATIIRAAWALVASQYINSTDVVFGETLTGRNAPVIGSEEIEGPMITTVPVRVQIDRDMHISDYLQSIQEQVVDQIPHEHFGLQHIRKLSPDAYDACELRTGLVLHPTGDAEAAQEALKFNTYPLMLVCSIDPRGFLVMASFDSKTVSVPVMERALDQFKQIAQLLCKQGSSTLSSLQSSLTNTDAEELRGTVLNADVSEAAKEFTGIQAAYVTDSKDPNILVPVFAVGELIVQHPDELPNLTEISPPIWIESVSSSAALSQGRFYRTGRLAKYDSTQKPVHIKLVDSYNERNAQAPQVGVAKSRISASSSRQRKLRSLWARVLRMSEEDIGLNDGFFVLGGDSIAAMKLVSEARVEGIKLTVVQIFQKRTLYEMASAMEEVEKPASSTDVTATPEDKLKPFSLLNLQDEGEKLRFVNDTIAPQLADSTWRINNVLPTRPLQQIAVRGTTQLPRFSARYEIMYFDKVINKEKMVESCNQLVARNEILRTVFTEHQDEGYAVVLEELVPSFVEYAIDSDVEAFAQQLCRLDAMTRMPLGSSFVKWFLVESTTGQSCLIFRLSHAQYDEICLPIMLQQLSSLYQDQPVQETVPFSAYVHHVLGRNLPESIPYWTDLLSGSSLTVLKPDIPVQQRNHFAIQHTVDISSRLRDITVASLPTAAWALCLARRLSLRDVTFGEVVSGRNIDFSHGPANAITGPCWQYIPVRVRFPPGCTALQVLSAVQHQHIASSAHEGISLSEIATLCGTSWLRPDGPKASDLWFDSVVHQDVEHVENLAFAAAGSGRLETLYVHEEPLREWKIQAFVHDNSNKLTLEIVTFESWGGYARELLDDLVDAVASLLKNPHARLFENESE, encoded by the exons ATGGCtatcgatggagatggaaatgactATACCGGTTCAGCTAAGCTCGCAATAGGCATGACTGCGAGCCCTgaagagttgaagaagccgaCGGTTGAGCAACAAAAGGAG CTATGGGCGTGGAATCAGCATGTGCCTTCCTATTTGCAGCGCTGCATGCACGATATCATAACAGAAAAATCTCAACAGCAACCGGATAAAATTGCTGTTGAGTCCTGGGACGGAAGCTTGACGTACGAAGAGCTGGACAGCCTTTCATCACAACTTGCCAGGCAGATTCTACAGAGAAATGCGGGAGCCGGTAGCAGAATTCCGCTATGCTTTGAAAAGTCAATGTGGACTGTTGTTGCCGTCCTGGCAGTCATGAAAGCCGGTGCTACATTCTCCCTCACAGATCCGAGCCAGCCAGTCGCACGGCTACAAACAATAGTCGAGCAAACAGGGGCGAACCTCGTCATCACTTCCGTGGCTCAGAGCGGGTTAGGCATAGAAATATCCAGGGAGGGAGGCCAAGTTCTCGCCATATCTCGGGACTATTTCGATGGAATCAAAGAGCCCGAATTGAAACAAGAATTACCTCAGGTATCTGCAGAGACGCCAATGTACATCATTTTCACATCTGGGAGCACAGGCAAGCCAAAAGGTGTTGTCATTACCCACTGCAATTATACCAGTGGCGCGATTCCCAGAGCAGAGGCTGTTGGCTACAAATCGACTTCCCGTTGTTTCGATTTCCCCTCTTATGCCTTTGATGTAAGCATTGACTGTATGCTATGTACTCTGGCAGCTGGAGGGCAAATATGCGTGCCATCGGAAGAAGGTAGGATGAACGACCTTAGCGGCGCCATTCGACAGAGTAAAGCCAACATGGTTCACATGACTCCTTCTGTCGCCAGAGTCTTGGATTCCGACATTATCCCATCTCTGGATGTTCTGGGCCTGGGTGGTGAGGCAGTGTCTGCGAGCGATGCCGCAGCTTGGAGTCAGCACACTAGTTTAATCATTGCATATGGACCATCTGAGTGTACTGTCGGTTGTACCATCAACAATACGGTCACCATCTCGACGGGCATCGGCAAAGGTGTTGGCGGCGTGACCTGGATTGTCGATCCTGATGACCACAACATCCTCATGCCTGTCGGAGCAGTTGGAGAGCTCATCATTGAGGGGCCAGTGGTCGGTGTCGGCTACCTCGACGAACAGGAAAAAACAGCAGAGGTATTTATTGAAGACCCGTCATGGCTGGTTTCTGGCCATAGTACCTTCCCCGGGAGACCTGGCAGGTTATACAAAACGGGCGACCTTGTGCGATACGAAAGCAACGGCTCCGGCTCCATTGAGTTTGTGGGTAGAAAAGATCAACAAGTCAAACTTCGAGGCCAGCGAGTAGAACTCACGGAAGTTGAGCATCACCTACGGGCCTGTTTGCCAAGCGGAATCAAAGTCGCAGCAGAGGTGATAAAGCCAGAGAATGGAGGTGCTCCTTCACTTGTGGCATTCCTTTCAGAATCCATCTCTGCTGGCGCTTCTGGAGTAGATCCGGCCATCGTCGAACCATCTTCGGAGCTTAAAGCTGCCTTGGCAACGGTCAATGAAGCTATGGGAGCCAGAGTGCCACGATATATGGTCCCAGCAGCATTCGTAACTCTTCAGCATATGCCTTCGTTGGTGTCTGGCAAAACGGACAGAAAAAAGCTACGTGAGATTGGAGCTGCAATTCCACGAGATGTTTTCAGCCGAATGCAAGCAACTGAAGtccaagaggaagaagatccagaaacagaaacagagaaaaagcTGCAACAAGCATGGACCAAAGTCCTCGGTTCAGACGCAAATATATACAGACAGAGCAACTTTTTTGCTTTGGGAGGCGACTCTCTGCGTGCCATGAGACTTGTTGTCACTGCTCGCGAGCAAGGCATCTCCTTGACGGTTGCTGACATTTTTACGAATCCAACGCTTAGTGGTATGGCTTCAAAAGCCACTCAGGCGTCAGAATCTTCTTTGGATGAGATCCCGCCGTTTTCATTGTTAGAAGAGGATTGGGATCTAGAAAGTGCACGAAACGAGATGTCCACTCTTTGTGGCGTTGAGGCCAGCGCTGTAGAGGATGCATATCCATGCACTCCTCTCCAGGAAGCCCTCATGGCCTTGTCAGCCAAAGTCAAGGAAGCGTATGTCGCCCAGAGAGTCGTGGAACTGAAGGACGTCGCCACTGCTGAGAAGCTTATCGAAGCCTTCGATATCGTACAGCAAGATAGTCCCATATTGCGCACAAGAATTGTGCAAATCCCCGGACGCGGCCTCGTACAGGTTGTCATCAAGGAAAAGCTGAACAAGTTCTCAGGTACCAATCTCGATGAGTATCTGGTGAATGATAGGAATGATACAATGGAGTTGGGCAAGAATCTTGTCCGATATGCTCTTATTGATGATGCCACGACAGGAAAGGTCAGCTTCGTGCTTACCATTCATCACGCGTTATACGATGGCTGGTCTATGCCCCTGGTCGTCGATCGAGTAAACCAAGCCTATAGCGATCAGATCTCATCACGACCAGCGCAGTTCAAACACTTTATCAAATATCTGTCGACTATGGATATGCGTAACTCTGCAAATTATTGGCGAGATCAGCTTTCAGGAACCAATCCCTCCCAATTTCCGCCTCTACCTTGGCAGGGATATCAGCCCCAGGCCGATTCATTGCTGGAACAATACATTCCTCTAGAGGATGGGAAAGCATCAAATGCTACCACCGCTACGATTATCAGAGCAGCATGGGCTCTCGTAGCATCTCAATACATCAACAGCACAGATGTCGTCTTTGGAGAGACGTTAACCGGTCGAAACGCACCTGTGATCGGGTccgaggagattgaaggaCCAATGATCACAACCGTTCCCGTGCGCGTTCAAATAGACCGGGATATGCATATTTCAGACTATTTGCAAAGTATTCAAGAACAAGTGGTAGACCAAATTCCCCATGAGCATTTTGGTCTGCAACATATACGCAAACTCAGCCCTGACGCATATGATGCATGCGAATTGCGGACAGGCCTGGTGCTACACCCAA CGGGagatgcagaagctgctcaGGAGGCTCTCAAATTCAACACCTACCCTCTCATGCTGGTCTGTTCAATAGATCCGCGAGGATTCCTCGTCATGGCCAGTTTCGATTCCAAGACTGTATCAGTTCCTGTGATGGAGAGGGCCCTGGACCAGTTTAAGCAGATTGCACAGCTGTTGTGCAAACAAGGCTCATCTACTCTAAGCAGTCTTCAATCATCTTTGACTAACACggatgctgaagagctcCGAGGTACAGTGCTTAATGCAGACGTTAGCGAAGCAGCAAAGGAGTTTACCGGTATTCAAGCAGCCTATGTCACGGATTCCAAAGATCCAAATATTCTTGTCCCAGTGTTCGCAGTTGGCGAGCTGATTGTTCAACACCCAGATGAATTGCCCAATTTGACTGAAATCTCTCCGCCAATCTGGATTGAATCAGTATCCAGTTCAGCTGCCCTATCACAGGGCAGATTCTACAGAACAGGACGTTTGGCTAAGTACGACTCAACTCAGAAGCCTGTCCACATCAAATTGGTAGATTCCTATAACGAAAGAAACGCACAAGCGCCCCAAGTAGGAGTGGCCAAGAGTCGAATATCAGCGAGCTCCAGCAGACAGCGCAAGTTGCGCAGTCTATGGGCCCGCGTGCTACGCATGAGCGAGGAGGACATTGGCCTGAATGATGGATTTTTCGTTCTCGGCGGTGATTCCATTGCCGCCATGAAGCTCGTATCAGAGGCTAGGGTCGAAGGAATCAAATTGACCGTCGTCCAGATATTCCAGAAACGGACCTTGTATGAAATGGCCAGTGCCATGGAAGAAGTCGAGAAGCCTGCATCATCCACAGACGTGACCGCCACTCCAGAAGACAAATTGAAGCCGTTCTCCCTACTCAATCtacaagatgaaggtgagAAGTTGCGCTTCGTCAACGACACCATTGCTCCTCAGTTGGCCGATTCAACCTGGCGTATAAACAATGTTCTTCCTACACGCCCTCTGCAGCAGATTGCTGTCAGGGGCACGACTCAGCTCCCACGCTTCTCGGCGCGATATGAAATCATGTATTTTGACAAAGTCATCAATAAGGAAAAGATGGTAGAGAGTTGCAATCAGCTCGTGGCCCGCAACGAGATACTACGCACTGTCTTCACGGAGCACCAAGACGAAGGCTACGCCGTCGTCCTAGAAGAACTCGTGCCATCGTTTGTCGAATACGCCATCGATAGCGACGTCGAGGCATTTGCGCAACAGCTGTGCCGCCTGGATGCCATGACGAGAATGCCCCTAGGGTCAAGCTTTGTGAAGTGGTTTCTCGTTGAGTCAACCACCGGCCAGTCATGCCTCATCTTCCGCCTCTCGCACGCCCAGTACGACGAGATTTGCCTCCCCATCAtgcttcagcagctctcCAGCTTGTACCAAGACCAGCCAGTCCAAGAAACGGTGCCGTTCTCCGCCTACGTCCATCACGTCCTCGGCCGTAATCTTCCCGAGAGCATTCCTTACTGGACAGACCTCCTTTCAGGCTCATCTCTGACCGTCCTCAAGCCGGACATCCCCGTCCAGCAGCGGAACCACTTCGCCATCCAGCACACCGTGGACATCTCCTCGCGCCTCCGCGACATCACTGTGGCCTCTCTCCCCACGGCCGCATGGGCCCTATGTCTCGCCCGTCGCCTCTCCCTGCGCGACGTCACATTCGGCGAAGTCGTCAGCGGCCGCAACATTGACTTTTCGCACGGCCCAGCCAACGCAATTACAGGCCCCTGCTGGCAGTACATCCCCGTTCGCGTGCGCTTCCCGCCGGGATGCACCGCTCTGCAGGTCCTCTCCGCCGTGCAGCATCAGCACATTGCCAGCTCCGCCCACGAGGGCATCAGTCTCAGCGAGATAGCCACCCTATGTGGCACCAGTTGGCTGCGTCCCGACGGCCCCAAGGCTTCTGACCTGTGGTTCGACTCCGTCGTCCATCAGGACGTCGAGCATGTCGAGAACCTagcctttgctgctgctggaagcgGTCGCTTGGAAACGCTCTATGTACACGAAGAGCCTTTGCGCGAGTGGAAGATTCAAGCATTTGTTCAtgacaacagcaacaagctAACGTTGGAAATTGTAACTTTTGAGAGCTGGGGAGGATATGCGAGAGAGTTGCTGGATGACTTGGTCGACGCAGTAGCAAGCTTGCTAAAGAATCCTCACGCCAGGCTATTTGAGAATGAATCAGAGTAG